One segment of Paramormyrops kingsleyae isolate MSU_618 chromosome 8, PKINGS_0.4, whole genome shotgun sequence DNA contains the following:
- the LOC111852044 gene encoding rap1 GTPase-activating protein 1 isoform X5: MLLSLARRLFALRHKGLRRGKVRRFPKASLTCPGAWVNAQILRSFPTNCKAEDFFSASYWRVDKTFSQTRSTWEQDGQIQQGLNSVESPLAQPHSPPPHSAPLFLKGSRMDEQRCTFPPPLKTEEDYIPYPSVHEVLARERPFPLILLPQFGGYWIEGTNHELGGEIDPEQLQSPASRVKLESNTTAKIYRKHFMGKEHFNYYSMDSALGHLVFSVKYDVIGDQEHLRLLLRTKAKTYHDVIPISCLTEFPNVVQMAKLVCEEVNVDRFYPVLYPKASRLIVTFDEHVISNNFKFGVIYQKFGQTSEEELFGNSEESPAFMEFLEFLGQKIELHDFKGFRGGLDVTHGQTGTESVYHNFHNKEIMFHVSTKLPYTEGDSQQLQRKRHIGNDIVAIVFQEESTPFVPDMIASNFLHAYVVVQVVNPCSDNVLYKVSVTARDDVPFFGPALPDPAVFRKGPEFHEFLLTKLINAEYACYKAEKFAKLEERTRTALLETLYEELHANSQAMMGLGGEDEKLENGSAGGGGFFESFKRVIRSRSQSMDTMGLSNRKPHTVSTSHSGSFSHNAPETPKAPGIALIIPGKSPTRKKSGPFSSRRSSAIGIENIQEVQERSRECSPSTQKTPDSGHVSQDIKSQNSSNQSSPEMPTMKNSSAMCCRAPSIPEGDLSRSSSNASSFASVVEENENEALEEYDTGLESLSSSGTPHKRDSFVYSSWVEDSTSITSRGSTTAASQPQTADTSQTETRAKAEQPKNSKPLSQNC, translated from the exons GGAACAGGATGGGCAGATTCAGCAGGGCCTTAACTCTGTAGAGTCACCACTAGCCCAGCCCCACAGCCCACCCCCACACTCCGCCCCCCTGTTCCTGAAG GGCAGCAGAATGGATGAACAGAGGTGCACATTTCCTCCCCCGCTTAAG ACTGAGGAAGACTACATCCCCTACCCCAGCGTGCATGAG GTGCTGGCTCGGGAAAGACCCTTCCCACTGATCCTACTGCCCCAGTTTGGAGGGTATTGGATCGAGGGGACCAATCATGAGTTAGGCGGGGAAATCGACCCGGAGCAGCTGCAGTCTCCGGCTTCCCGAGTCAAGTTGGAGAGCAACACTACAGCCAAGATATACAGGAAGCACTTCATGGGCAAG GAGCACTTTAACTACTATTCCATGGACAGCGCCCTGGGACACCTGGTCTTCTCCGTGAAGTATGATGTCATTGGGGACCAGGAGCACCTCCGTCTGCTGCTAAG GACAAAGGCAAAGACATATCATGACGTGATCCCGATATCCTGCCTAACAGAGTTCCCCAATGTTGTCCAGATGGCCAAG CTTGTGTGTGAGGAAGTGAACGTGGACCGGTTTTACCCTGTTCTCTACCCAAAG GCATCAAGGCTCATTGTCACTTTTGATGAACATGTCATCAGCAACAATTTCAAGTTTGGAGTCATCTATCAAAAGTTTGGGCAG ACTTCAGAGGAGGAGCTGTTTGGTAACAGTGAGGAGAGTCCAGCCTTCATGGAGTTCCTGGAGTTCCTGGGTCAGAAGATTGAGCTACATGATTTCAAAGG TTTCCGAGGTGGGCTGGATGTGACCCATGGGCAGACCGGTACCGAGTCTGTCTACCACAACTTCCACAACAAGGAGATCATGTTTCACGTGTCCACCAAACTGCCGTACACAGAGGGAGACTCCCAACAG CTCCAGCGGAAGCGGCACATCGGGAACGACATTGTGGCCATCGTGTTCCAGGAAGAGAGCACACCCTTTGTGCCAGACATGATTGCATCCAACTTCTTGCATGCCTACGTGGTCGTCCAGGTGGTGAACCCCTGCTCGGATAATGTCCTATACAAG GTGTCTGTGACAGCCAGAGACGATGTGCCCTTCTTCGGACCCGCCCTCCCAGATCCGGCAGTATTCAGGAAG GGCCCAGAATTCCACGAGTTCCTCCTCACCAAGCTCATCAACGCCGAATACGCTTGCTATAAGGCCGAGAAGTTTGCCAAGCTGGAG GAGCGCACACGGACTGCCCTGCTAGAGACGCTGTACGAAGAGCTCCACGCCAACAGTCAGGCCATGATGGGCTTGGGGGGCGAGGACGAGAAGCTGGAGAATGGCAGTGCAGGAGGGGGAGGCTTCTTTGAGTCCTTCAAG AGGGTGATCCGCAGCAGAAGCCAGTCTATGGACACCATGGGCCTCAGTAACAGGAAGCCACACACAGTCTCCACTAGTCACAGTGGCAGCTTTAGCCACAATGCCCCGGAGACCCCAAAAGCCCCGGGGATA GCACTGATCATTCCGGGGAAGAGTCCCACCAGGAAGAAGTCCGGGCCCTTCAGCTCCCGGAGGAGCAGTGCCATTGGCATCGAGAACATCCAGGAGGTGCAAGAGAGGAG CAGGGAGTGCTCCCCCAGCACACAAAAGACTCCTGACAGTGGGCACGTCTCTCAGGACATTAAATCACAGAATTCGTCCAATCAGAGCTCTCCTGAGATGCCCACCATGAAGAACAG CTCTGCCATGTGTTGCAGGGCTCCCTCTATCCCAGAGGGGGATCTGTCTCGCTCCTCGTCCAATGCCAGCAGCTTCGCCAGCGTGGTGGAGGAGAATGAAAACGAGGCCTTGGAGGAGTATGACACCGGTCTG GAGAGTCTCTCATCTTCTGGGACCCCACACAAGCGGGACTCCTTCGTCTACAGCTCCTGGGTAGAAGACAGCACCAGCATCACCAGCCGAGGCAGTACGACAG CTGCCTCCCAGCCCCAGACTGCTGACACATCGCAGACCGAGACCCGCGCCAAGGCCGAGCAGCCGAAGAACAGCAAACCATTATCG CAGAACTGCTAG
- the LOC111852044 gene encoding rap1 GTPase-activating protein 1 isoform X11 has product MAKNYRVTLAYPLTMGDQRRRHSDGSRMDEQRCTFPPPLKTEEDYIPYPSVHEVLARERPFPLILLPQFGGYWIEGTNHELGGEIDPEQLQSPASRVKLESNTTAKIYRKHFMGKEHFNYYSMDSALGHLVFSVKYDVIGDQEHLRLLLRTKAKTYHDVIPISCLTEFPNVVQMAKLVCEEVNVDRFYPVLYPKASRLIVTFDEHVISNNFKFGVIYQKFGQTSEEELFGNSEESPAFMEFLEFLGQKIELHDFKGFRGGLDVTHGQTGTESVYHNFHNKEIMFHVSTKLPYTEGDSQQLQRKRHIGNDIVAIVFQEESTPFVPDMIASNFLHAYVVVQVVNPCSDNVLYKVSVTARDDVPFFGPALPDPAVFRKGPEFHEFLLTKLINAEYACYKAEKFAKLEERTRTALLETLYEELHANSQAMMGLGGEDEKLENGSAGGGGFFESFKRVIRSRSQSMDTMGLSNRKPHTVSTSHSGSFSHNAPETPKAPGISLLVPGKSPSRYGRRGSAIGIGTIEEALIIPGKSPTRKKSGPFSSRRSSAIGIENIQEVQERSRECSPSTQKTPDSGHVSQDIKSQNSSNQSSPEMPTMKNSSAMCCRAPSIPEGDLSRSSSNASSFASVVEENENEALEEYDTGLESLSSSGTPHKRDSFVYSSWVEDSTSITSRGSTTAASQPQTADTSQTETRAKAEQPKNSKPLSQNC; this is encoded by the exons ATGGCGAAGAATTACCGTGTGACTCTGGCCTATCCACTGACGATGGGGGACCAGCGGAGACGACACAGTGAT GGCAGCAGAATGGATGAACAGAGGTGCACATTTCCTCCCCCGCTTAAG ACTGAGGAAGACTACATCCCCTACCCCAGCGTGCATGAG GTGCTGGCTCGGGAAAGACCCTTCCCACTGATCCTACTGCCCCAGTTTGGAGGGTATTGGATCGAGGGGACCAATCATGAGTTAGGCGGGGAAATCGACCCGGAGCAGCTGCAGTCTCCGGCTTCCCGAGTCAAGTTGGAGAGCAACACTACAGCCAAGATATACAGGAAGCACTTCATGGGCAAG GAGCACTTTAACTACTATTCCATGGACAGCGCCCTGGGACACCTGGTCTTCTCCGTGAAGTATGATGTCATTGGGGACCAGGAGCACCTCCGTCTGCTGCTAAG GACAAAGGCAAAGACATATCATGACGTGATCCCGATATCCTGCCTAACAGAGTTCCCCAATGTTGTCCAGATGGCCAAG CTTGTGTGTGAGGAAGTGAACGTGGACCGGTTTTACCCTGTTCTCTACCCAAAG GCATCAAGGCTCATTGTCACTTTTGATGAACATGTCATCAGCAACAATTTCAAGTTTGGAGTCATCTATCAAAAGTTTGGGCAG ACTTCAGAGGAGGAGCTGTTTGGTAACAGTGAGGAGAGTCCAGCCTTCATGGAGTTCCTGGAGTTCCTGGGTCAGAAGATTGAGCTACATGATTTCAAAGG TTTCCGAGGTGGGCTGGATGTGACCCATGGGCAGACCGGTACCGAGTCTGTCTACCACAACTTCCACAACAAGGAGATCATGTTTCACGTGTCCACCAAACTGCCGTACACAGAGGGAGACTCCCAACAG CTCCAGCGGAAGCGGCACATCGGGAACGACATTGTGGCCATCGTGTTCCAGGAAGAGAGCACACCCTTTGTGCCAGACATGATTGCATCCAACTTCTTGCATGCCTACGTGGTCGTCCAGGTGGTGAACCCCTGCTCGGATAATGTCCTATACAAG GTGTCTGTGACAGCCAGAGACGATGTGCCCTTCTTCGGACCCGCCCTCCCAGATCCGGCAGTATTCAGGAAG GGCCCAGAATTCCACGAGTTCCTCCTCACCAAGCTCATCAACGCCGAATACGCTTGCTATAAGGCCGAGAAGTTTGCCAAGCTGGAG GAGCGCACACGGACTGCCCTGCTAGAGACGCTGTACGAAGAGCTCCACGCCAACAGTCAGGCCATGATGGGCTTGGGGGGCGAGGACGAGAAGCTGGAGAATGGCAGTGCAGGAGGGGGAGGCTTCTTTGAGTCCTTCAAG AGGGTGATCCGCAGCAGAAGCCAGTCTATGGACACCATGGGCCTCAGTAACAGGAAGCCACACACAGTCTCCACTAGTCACAGTGGCAGCTTTAGCCACAATGCCCCGGAGACCCCAAAAGCCCCGGGGATA TCATTGCTTGTCCCGGGGAAAAGTCCCAGTAGATACGGACGTCGTGGAAGCGCCATAGGGATAGGAACTATAGAAGAG GCACTGATCATTCCGGGGAAGAGTCCCACCAGGAAGAAGTCCGGGCCCTTCAGCTCCCGGAGGAGCAGTGCCATTGGCATCGAGAACATCCAGGAGGTGCAAGAGAGGAG CAGGGAGTGCTCCCCCAGCACACAAAAGACTCCTGACAGTGGGCACGTCTCTCAGGACATTAAATCACAGAATTCGTCCAATCAGAGCTCTCCTGAGATGCCCACCATGAAGAACAG CTCTGCCATGTGTTGCAGGGCTCCCTCTATCCCAGAGGGGGATCTGTCTCGCTCCTCGTCCAATGCCAGCAGCTTCGCCAGCGTGGTGGAGGAGAATGAAAACGAGGCCTTGGAGGAGTATGACACCGGTCTG GAGAGTCTCTCATCTTCTGGGACCCCACACAAGCGGGACTCCTTCGTCTACAGCTCCTGGGTAGAAGACAGCACCAGCATCACCAGCCGAGGCAGTACGACAG CTGCCTCCCAGCCCCAGACTGCTGACACATCGCAGACCGAGACCCGCGCCAAGGCCGAGCAGCCGAAGAACAGCAAACCATTATCG CAGAACTGCTAG
- the LOC111852044 gene encoding rap1 GTPase-activating protein 1 isoform X3: MLLSLARRLFALRHKGLRRGKVRRFPKASLTCPGAWVNAQILRSFPTNCKAEDFFSASYWRVDKTFSQTRSTWEQDGQIQQGLNSVESPLAQPHSPPPHSAPLFLKGSRMDEQRCTFPPPLKTEEDYIPYPSVHEVLARERPFPLILLPQFGGYWIEGTNHELGGEIDPEQLQSPASRVKLESNTTAKIYRKHFMGKEHFNYYSMDSALGHLVFSVKYDVIGDQEHLRLLLRTKAKTYHDVIPISCLTEFPNVVQMAKLVCEEVNVDRFYPVLYPKASRLIVTFDEHVISNNFKFGVIYQKFGQTSEEELFGNSEESPAFMEFLEFLGQKIELHDFKGFRGGLDVTHGQTGTESVYHNFHNKEIMFHVSTKLPYTEGDSQQLQRKRHIGNDIVAIVFQEESTPFVPDMIASNFLHAYVVVQVVNPCSDNVLYKVSVTARDDVPFFGPALPDPAVFRKGPEFHEFLLTKLINAEYACYKAEKFAKLEERTRTALLETLYEELHANSQAMMGLGGEDEKLENGSAGGGGFFESFKRVIRSRSQSMDTMGLSNRKPHTVSTSHSGSFSHNAPETPKAPGISLLVPGKSPSRYGRRGSAIGIGTIEEALIIPGKSPTRKKSGPFSSRRSSAIGIENIQEVQERSRECSPSTQKTPDSGHVSQDIKSQNSSNQSSPEMPTMKNSSAMCCRAPSIPEGDLSRSSSNASSFASVVEENENEALEEYDTGLESLSSSGTPHKRDSFVYSSWVEDSTSITSRGSTTAASQPQTADTSQTETRAKAEQPKNSKPLSNC, from the exons GGAACAGGATGGGCAGATTCAGCAGGGCCTTAACTCTGTAGAGTCACCACTAGCCCAGCCCCACAGCCCACCCCCACACTCCGCCCCCCTGTTCCTGAAG GGCAGCAGAATGGATGAACAGAGGTGCACATTTCCTCCCCCGCTTAAG ACTGAGGAAGACTACATCCCCTACCCCAGCGTGCATGAG GTGCTGGCTCGGGAAAGACCCTTCCCACTGATCCTACTGCCCCAGTTTGGAGGGTATTGGATCGAGGGGACCAATCATGAGTTAGGCGGGGAAATCGACCCGGAGCAGCTGCAGTCTCCGGCTTCCCGAGTCAAGTTGGAGAGCAACACTACAGCCAAGATATACAGGAAGCACTTCATGGGCAAG GAGCACTTTAACTACTATTCCATGGACAGCGCCCTGGGACACCTGGTCTTCTCCGTGAAGTATGATGTCATTGGGGACCAGGAGCACCTCCGTCTGCTGCTAAG GACAAAGGCAAAGACATATCATGACGTGATCCCGATATCCTGCCTAACAGAGTTCCCCAATGTTGTCCAGATGGCCAAG CTTGTGTGTGAGGAAGTGAACGTGGACCGGTTTTACCCTGTTCTCTACCCAAAG GCATCAAGGCTCATTGTCACTTTTGATGAACATGTCATCAGCAACAATTTCAAGTTTGGAGTCATCTATCAAAAGTTTGGGCAG ACTTCAGAGGAGGAGCTGTTTGGTAACAGTGAGGAGAGTCCAGCCTTCATGGAGTTCCTGGAGTTCCTGGGTCAGAAGATTGAGCTACATGATTTCAAAGG TTTCCGAGGTGGGCTGGATGTGACCCATGGGCAGACCGGTACCGAGTCTGTCTACCACAACTTCCACAACAAGGAGATCATGTTTCACGTGTCCACCAAACTGCCGTACACAGAGGGAGACTCCCAACAG CTCCAGCGGAAGCGGCACATCGGGAACGACATTGTGGCCATCGTGTTCCAGGAAGAGAGCACACCCTTTGTGCCAGACATGATTGCATCCAACTTCTTGCATGCCTACGTGGTCGTCCAGGTGGTGAACCCCTGCTCGGATAATGTCCTATACAAG GTGTCTGTGACAGCCAGAGACGATGTGCCCTTCTTCGGACCCGCCCTCCCAGATCCGGCAGTATTCAGGAAG GGCCCAGAATTCCACGAGTTCCTCCTCACCAAGCTCATCAACGCCGAATACGCTTGCTATAAGGCCGAGAAGTTTGCCAAGCTGGAG GAGCGCACACGGACTGCCCTGCTAGAGACGCTGTACGAAGAGCTCCACGCCAACAGTCAGGCCATGATGGGCTTGGGGGGCGAGGACGAGAAGCTGGAGAATGGCAGTGCAGGAGGGGGAGGCTTCTTTGAGTCCTTCAAG AGGGTGATCCGCAGCAGAAGCCAGTCTATGGACACCATGGGCCTCAGTAACAGGAAGCCACACACAGTCTCCACTAGTCACAGTGGCAGCTTTAGCCACAATGCCCCGGAGACCCCAAAAGCCCCGGGGATA TCATTGCTTGTCCCGGGGAAAAGTCCCAGTAGATACGGACGTCGTGGAAGCGCCATAGGGATAGGAACTATAGAAGAG GCACTGATCATTCCGGGGAAGAGTCCCACCAGGAAGAAGTCCGGGCCCTTCAGCTCCCGGAGGAGCAGTGCCATTGGCATCGAGAACATCCAGGAGGTGCAAGAGAGGAG CAGGGAGTGCTCCCCCAGCACACAAAAGACTCCTGACAGTGGGCACGTCTCTCAGGACATTAAATCACAGAATTCGTCCAATCAGAGCTCTCCTGAGATGCCCACCATGAAGAACAG CTCTGCCATGTGTTGCAGGGCTCCCTCTATCCCAGAGGGGGATCTGTCTCGCTCCTCGTCCAATGCCAGCAGCTTCGCCAGCGTGGTGGAGGAGAATGAAAACGAGGCCTTGGAGGAGTATGACACCGGTCTG GAGAGTCTCTCATCTTCTGGGACCCCACACAAGCGGGACTCCTTCGTCTACAGCTCCTGGGTAGAAGACAGCACCAGCATCACCAGCCGAGGCAGTACGACAG CTGCCTCCCAGCCCCAGACTGCTGACACATCGCAGACCGAGACCCGCGCCAAGGCCGAGCAGCCGAAGAACAGCAAACCATTATCG AACTGCTAG
- the LOC111852044 gene encoding rap1 GTPase-activating protein 1 isoform X6, with amino-acid sequence MLLSLARRLFALRHKGLRRGKVRRFPKASLTCPGAWVNAQILRSFPTNCKAEDFFSASYWRVDKTFSQTRSTWEQDGQIQQGLNSVESPLAQPHSPPPHSAPLFLKGSRMDEQRCTFPPPLKTEEDYIPYPSVHEVLARERPFPLILLPQFGGYWIEGTNHELGGEIDPEQLQSPASRVKLESNTTAKIYRKHFMGKEHFNYYSMDSALGHLVFSVKYDVIGDQEHLRLLLRTKAKTYHDVIPISCLTEFPNVVQMAKLVCEEVNVDRFYPVLYPKASRLIVTFDEHVISNNFKFGVIYQKFGQTSEEELFGNSEESPAFMEFLEFLGQKIELHDFKGFRGGLDVTHGQTGTESVYHNFHNKEIMFHVSTKLPYTEGDSQQLQRKRHIGNDIVAIVFQEESTPFVPDMIASNFLHAYVVVQVVNPCSDNVLYKVSVTARDDVPFFGPALPDPAVFRKGPEFHEFLLTKLINAEYACYKAEKFAKLEERTRTALLETLYEELHANSQAMMGLGGEDEKLENGSAGGGGFFESFKRVIRSRSQSMDTMGLSNRKPHTVSTSHSGSFSHNAPETPKAPGIALIIPGKSPTRKKSGPFSSRRSSAIGIENIQEVQERSRECSPSTQKTPDSGHVSQDIKSQNSSNQSSPEMPTMKNRAPSIPEGDLSRSSSNASSFASVVEENENEALEEYDTGLESLSSSGTPHKRDSFVYSSWVEDSTSITSRGSTTAASQPQTADTSQTETRAKAEQPKNSKPLSQNC; translated from the exons GGAACAGGATGGGCAGATTCAGCAGGGCCTTAACTCTGTAGAGTCACCACTAGCCCAGCCCCACAGCCCACCCCCACACTCCGCCCCCCTGTTCCTGAAG GGCAGCAGAATGGATGAACAGAGGTGCACATTTCCTCCCCCGCTTAAG ACTGAGGAAGACTACATCCCCTACCCCAGCGTGCATGAG GTGCTGGCTCGGGAAAGACCCTTCCCACTGATCCTACTGCCCCAGTTTGGAGGGTATTGGATCGAGGGGACCAATCATGAGTTAGGCGGGGAAATCGACCCGGAGCAGCTGCAGTCTCCGGCTTCCCGAGTCAAGTTGGAGAGCAACACTACAGCCAAGATATACAGGAAGCACTTCATGGGCAAG GAGCACTTTAACTACTATTCCATGGACAGCGCCCTGGGACACCTGGTCTTCTCCGTGAAGTATGATGTCATTGGGGACCAGGAGCACCTCCGTCTGCTGCTAAG GACAAAGGCAAAGACATATCATGACGTGATCCCGATATCCTGCCTAACAGAGTTCCCCAATGTTGTCCAGATGGCCAAG CTTGTGTGTGAGGAAGTGAACGTGGACCGGTTTTACCCTGTTCTCTACCCAAAG GCATCAAGGCTCATTGTCACTTTTGATGAACATGTCATCAGCAACAATTTCAAGTTTGGAGTCATCTATCAAAAGTTTGGGCAG ACTTCAGAGGAGGAGCTGTTTGGTAACAGTGAGGAGAGTCCAGCCTTCATGGAGTTCCTGGAGTTCCTGGGTCAGAAGATTGAGCTACATGATTTCAAAGG TTTCCGAGGTGGGCTGGATGTGACCCATGGGCAGACCGGTACCGAGTCTGTCTACCACAACTTCCACAACAAGGAGATCATGTTTCACGTGTCCACCAAACTGCCGTACACAGAGGGAGACTCCCAACAG CTCCAGCGGAAGCGGCACATCGGGAACGACATTGTGGCCATCGTGTTCCAGGAAGAGAGCACACCCTTTGTGCCAGACATGATTGCATCCAACTTCTTGCATGCCTACGTGGTCGTCCAGGTGGTGAACCCCTGCTCGGATAATGTCCTATACAAG GTGTCTGTGACAGCCAGAGACGATGTGCCCTTCTTCGGACCCGCCCTCCCAGATCCGGCAGTATTCAGGAAG GGCCCAGAATTCCACGAGTTCCTCCTCACCAAGCTCATCAACGCCGAATACGCTTGCTATAAGGCCGAGAAGTTTGCCAAGCTGGAG GAGCGCACACGGACTGCCCTGCTAGAGACGCTGTACGAAGAGCTCCACGCCAACAGTCAGGCCATGATGGGCTTGGGGGGCGAGGACGAGAAGCTGGAGAATGGCAGTGCAGGAGGGGGAGGCTTCTTTGAGTCCTTCAAG AGGGTGATCCGCAGCAGAAGCCAGTCTATGGACACCATGGGCCTCAGTAACAGGAAGCCACACACAGTCTCCACTAGTCACAGTGGCAGCTTTAGCCACAATGCCCCGGAGACCCCAAAAGCCCCGGGGATA GCACTGATCATTCCGGGGAAGAGTCCCACCAGGAAGAAGTCCGGGCCCTTCAGCTCCCGGAGGAGCAGTGCCATTGGCATCGAGAACATCCAGGAGGTGCAAGAGAGGAG CAGGGAGTGCTCCCCCAGCACACAAAAGACTCCTGACAGTGGGCACGTCTCTCAGGACATTAAATCACAGAATTCGTCCAATCAGAGCTCTCCTGAGATGCCCACCATGAAGAACAG GGCTCCCTCTATCCCAGAGGGGGATCTGTCTCGCTCCTCGTCCAATGCCAGCAGCTTCGCCAGCGTGGTGGAGGAGAATGAAAACGAGGCCTTGGAGGAGTATGACACCGGTCTG GAGAGTCTCTCATCTTCTGGGACCCCACACAAGCGGGACTCCTTCGTCTACAGCTCCTGGGTAGAAGACAGCACCAGCATCACCAGCCGAGGCAGTACGACAG CTGCCTCCCAGCCCCAGACTGCTGACACATCGCAGACCGAGACCCGCGCCAAGGCCGAGCAGCCGAAGAACAGCAAACCATTATCG CAGAACTGCTAG
- the LOC111852044 gene encoding rap1 GTPase-activating protein 1 isoform X4 translates to MLLSLARRLFALRHKGLRRGKVRRFPKASLTCPGAWVNAQILRSFPTNCKAEDFFSASYWRVDKTFSQTRSTWEQDGQIQQGLNSVESPLAQPHSPPPHSAPLFLKGSRMDEQRCTFPPPLKTEEDYIPYPSVHEVLARERPFPLILLPQFGGYWIEGTNHELGGEIDPEQLQSPASRVKLESNTTAKIYRKHFMGKEHFNYYSMDSALGHLVFSVKYDVIGDQEHLRLLLRTKAKTYHDVIPISCLTEFPNVVQMAKLVCEEVNVDRFYPVLYPKASRLIVTFDEHVISNNFKFGVIYQKFGQTSEEELFGNSEESPAFMEFLEFLGQKIELHDFKGFRGGLDVTHGQTGTESVYHNFHNKEIMFHVSTKLPYTEGDSQQLQRKRHIGNDIVAIVFQEESTPFVPDMIASNFLHAYVVVQVVNPCSDNVLYKVSVTARDDVPFFGPALPDPAVFRKGPEFHEFLLTKLINAEYACYKAEKFAKLEERTRTALLETLYEELHANSQAMMGLGGEDEKLENGSAGGGGFFESFKRVIRSRSQSMDTMGLSNRKPHTVSTSHSGSFSHNAPETPKAPGISLLVPGKSPSRYGRRGSAIGIGTIEEALIIPGKSPTRKKSGPFSSRRSSAIGIENIQEVQERSRECSPSTQKTPDSGHVSQDIKSQNSSNQSSPEMPTMKNRAPSIPEGDLSRSSSNASSFASVVEENENEALEEYDTGLESLSSSGTPHKRDSFVYSSWVEDSTSITSRGSTTAASQPQTADTSQTETRAKAEQPKNSKPLSQNC, encoded by the exons GGAACAGGATGGGCAGATTCAGCAGGGCCTTAACTCTGTAGAGTCACCACTAGCCCAGCCCCACAGCCCACCCCCACACTCCGCCCCCCTGTTCCTGAAG GGCAGCAGAATGGATGAACAGAGGTGCACATTTCCTCCCCCGCTTAAG ACTGAGGAAGACTACATCCCCTACCCCAGCGTGCATGAG GTGCTGGCTCGGGAAAGACCCTTCCCACTGATCCTACTGCCCCAGTTTGGAGGGTATTGGATCGAGGGGACCAATCATGAGTTAGGCGGGGAAATCGACCCGGAGCAGCTGCAGTCTCCGGCTTCCCGAGTCAAGTTGGAGAGCAACACTACAGCCAAGATATACAGGAAGCACTTCATGGGCAAG GAGCACTTTAACTACTATTCCATGGACAGCGCCCTGGGACACCTGGTCTTCTCCGTGAAGTATGATGTCATTGGGGACCAGGAGCACCTCCGTCTGCTGCTAAG GACAAAGGCAAAGACATATCATGACGTGATCCCGATATCCTGCCTAACAGAGTTCCCCAATGTTGTCCAGATGGCCAAG CTTGTGTGTGAGGAAGTGAACGTGGACCGGTTTTACCCTGTTCTCTACCCAAAG GCATCAAGGCTCATTGTCACTTTTGATGAACATGTCATCAGCAACAATTTCAAGTTTGGAGTCATCTATCAAAAGTTTGGGCAG ACTTCAGAGGAGGAGCTGTTTGGTAACAGTGAGGAGAGTCCAGCCTTCATGGAGTTCCTGGAGTTCCTGGGTCAGAAGATTGAGCTACATGATTTCAAAGG TTTCCGAGGTGGGCTGGATGTGACCCATGGGCAGACCGGTACCGAGTCTGTCTACCACAACTTCCACAACAAGGAGATCATGTTTCACGTGTCCACCAAACTGCCGTACACAGAGGGAGACTCCCAACAG CTCCAGCGGAAGCGGCACATCGGGAACGACATTGTGGCCATCGTGTTCCAGGAAGAGAGCACACCCTTTGTGCCAGACATGATTGCATCCAACTTCTTGCATGCCTACGTGGTCGTCCAGGTGGTGAACCCCTGCTCGGATAATGTCCTATACAAG GTGTCTGTGACAGCCAGAGACGATGTGCCCTTCTTCGGACCCGCCCTCCCAGATCCGGCAGTATTCAGGAAG GGCCCAGAATTCCACGAGTTCCTCCTCACCAAGCTCATCAACGCCGAATACGCTTGCTATAAGGCCGAGAAGTTTGCCAAGCTGGAG GAGCGCACACGGACTGCCCTGCTAGAGACGCTGTACGAAGAGCTCCACGCCAACAGTCAGGCCATGATGGGCTTGGGGGGCGAGGACGAGAAGCTGGAGAATGGCAGTGCAGGAGGGGGAGGCTTCTTTGAGTCCTTCAAG AGGGTGATCCGCAGCAGAAGCCAGTCTATGGACACCATGGGCCTCAGTAACAGGAAGCCACACACAGTCTCCACTAGTCACAGTGGCAGCTTTAGCCACAATGCCCCGGAGACCCCAAAAGCCCCGGGGATA TCATTGCTTGTCCCGGGGAAAAGTCCCAGTAGATACGGACGTCGTGGAAGCGCCATAGGGATAGGAACTATAGAAGAG GCACTGATCATTCCGGGGAAGAGTCCCACCAGGAAGAAGTCCGGGCCCTTCAGCTCCCGGAGGAGCAGTGCCATTGGCATCGAGAACATCCAGGAGGTGCAAGAGAGGAG CAGGGAGTGCTCCCCCAGCACACAAAAGACTCCTGACAGTGGGCACGTCTCTCAGGACATTAAATCACAGAATTCGTCCAATCAGAGCTCTCCTGAGATGCCCACCATGAAGAACAG GGCTCCCTCTATCCCAGAGGGGGATCTGTCTCGCTCCTCGTCCAATGCCAGCAGCTTCGCCAGCGTGGTGGAGGAGAATGAAAACGAGGCCTTGGAGGAGTATGACACCGGTCTG GAGAGTCTCTCATCTTCTGGGACCCCACACAAGCGGGACTCCTTCGTCTACAGCTCCTGGGTAGAAGACAGCACCAGCATCACCAGCCGAGGCAGTACGACAG CTGCCTCCCAGCCCCAGACTGCTGACACATCGCAGACCGAGACCCGCGCCAAGGCCGAGCAGCCGAAGAACAGCAAACCATTATCG CAGAACTGCTAG